Proteins encoded in a region of the Flavobacterium sp. PMTSA4 genome:
- a CDS encoding serine hydrolase domain-containing protein, whose amino-acid sequence MGTNRYNLFLAQIFLLVSFCSLAQSTVDKLNRSVDSLVFLEMKKQNIPGVSVVIVRDGKIDYVKGYGFSNLEHKVPVKPETIFQTASVGKQFTAFAVMLLVQDGKISLDDKLTKFFPDAPTGWDSITIKNMLNHTSGFGDYIDDFNYQANYTEDSLYHEFKKRPLLFKAGEKQKYSNMAYATLGIIMSKVTGKFYGDFLKERVLIPMGMTTARINSEEDIVPNRAAGYRILNDEIKNQEWVSPTTNTTADGPLILSVLDMAKWEAGLNAGKLLKKEYYDLMWTPTKLNDGTFEKYGFGWAIDSLNGKRILEHNGSWQGFESTIKRYPEKKLAVIVFANLKRARTYKMSTRILQLFQPELSPIKLKPINDNDPKTTKLLGNFVEKLIKNTVTEDMLTTEFGKEFLPVVEKNSKFLNRQGTFEKMELLDRKNVDNEHSMHHYRLVFSEESIELIFWLTKDNKIESIAAKL is encoded by the coding sequence ATGGGAACAAATCGATACAATCTATTCTTAGCTCAAATTTTTCTATTGGTAAGTTTCTGTAGTTTAGCTCAATCTACTGTAGACAAACTAAACCGTAGTGTTGATTCGTTGGTATTTCTTGAAATGAAGAAACAAAATATCCCTGGTGTTTCCGTTGTAATTGTGAGAGATGGAAAAATTGATTACGTAAAAGGGTATGGCTTCTCCAATCTAGAGCATAAAGTCCCGGTAAAACCAGAAACCATTTTTCAAACGGCGTCAGTTGGCAAACAGTTTACTGCATTTGCTGTAATGCTGTTGGTACAGGATGGTAAAATAAGTCTAGATGATAAGCTTACTAAATTTTTCCCTGATGCACCTACCGGTTGGGATTCCATTACCATTAAAAATATGCTCAATCATACCAGTGGATTTGGCGACTACATTGATGATTTTAATTACCAGGCTAACTATACGGAAGACAGTTTGTATCATGAATTTAAAAAAAGACCATTGCTATTTAAAGCTGGTGAAAAACAGAAATACAGCAATATGGCTTATGCAACACTTGGTATCATTATGAGTAAAGTGACCGGTAAATTTTATGGTGACTTTTTAAAAGAAAGGGTTTTAATACCAATGGGAATGACTACGGCAAGGATTAATTCTGAGGAAGATATTGTTCCAAACCGTGCAGCAGGATACAGAATACTTAATGATGAAATAAAAAACCAGGAATGGGTATCACCTACTACCAACACTACGGCAGATGGCCCACTGATTTTAAGCGTACTCGACATGGCTAAATGGGAAGCCGGATTAAATGCCGGTAAATTGTTGAAAAAAGAATATTACGATTTAATGTGGACTCCTACGAAACTAAATGACGGGACATTTGAAAAATATGGTTTTGGATGGGCAATAGATTCTTTAAACGGTAAGCGTATACTGGAACATAATGGAAGTTGGCAGGGATTTGAATCAACAATCAAACGATATCCTGAAAAAAAATTAGCGGTTATTGTTTTTGCGAATCTTAAAAGGGCTCGAACCTATAAAATGAGCACTCGTATCTTACAATTGTTTCAACCGGAACTTTCTCCCATAAAACTAAAACCTATTAACGACAATGACCCCAAGACAACCAAATTGTTAGGAAATTTTGTAGAAAAACTAATCAAAAATACCGTTACAGAAGATATGTTAACCACTGAATTTGGAAAAGAATTCTTACCAGTTGTAGAAAAGAATTCTAAATTCCTTAACCGACAGGGGACATTTGAAAAAATGGAATTGCTTGACAGGAAGAACGTCGATAATGAACACAGCATGCATCATTACCGCCTTGTTTTTAGTGAAGAATCGATAGAACTAATTTTTTGGCTTACAAAAGACAATAAAATTGAGAGTATAGCAGCCAAGTTATAA
- a CDS encoding LuxR C-terminal-related transcriptional regulator — translation MAAQNGVLQEDVFELNLHKKLLDIFHVGNFYYFFFDLTNLQFKYLSPEIKNVLGYEAEDMNLDFFMSIIHPDDQATFLNYENANLKFFRNLPADKILKYKISSDYRVINSQGEPIRILQQIVPVQYDDNKNILLTLAVHTDISHLKKNNKSILSYIGLEGEPSYIDVDVEEVFKTSKEIFTKREKEIVGYLINGLQSEAIAQKLFISKLTVDTHRKNILAKTNTKSTIELVVKVISEGLL, via the coding sequence ATGGCAGCTCAGAATGGAGTTTTGCAAGAGGATGTTTTTGAACTTAACCTGCACAAAAAGCTTCTGGATATTTTTCACGTCGGCAATTTCTATTATTTCTTTTTTGACCTCACCAACCTACAATTTAAATATCTAAGTCCCGAAATTAAAAACGTATTAGGTTACGAAGCAGAGGACATGAACCTTGACTTTTTTATGTCTATAATTCATCCTGATGACCAGGCTACTTTTTTAAACTATGAAAATGCTAACCTAAAGTTTTTTAGAAACTTACCCGCAGATAAGATATTGAAATACAAAATCAGTAGTGATTATAGGGTTATCAACAGTCAAGGCGAGCCAATAAGAATCTTGCAACAGATTGTTCCAGTGCAATATGATGATAATAAAAACATATTATTAACACTTGCAGTACATACTGATATTTCTCATTTAAAGAAAAACAATAAATCCATCCTTTCCTACATCGGTCTGGAAGGTGAACCATCTTATATTGATGTAGATGTAGAAGAAGTTTTTAAGACTTCTAAAGAAATTTTCACCAAGCGAGAAAAAGAAATCGTTGGCTATCTAATCAATGGATTACAAAGTGAAGCAATTGCACAAAAGCTCTTCATAAGTAAATTAACGGTTGATACACATAGGAAAAATATATTAGCCAAAACAAATACCAAATCAACCATTGAACTTGTCGTTAAAGTTATATCTGAAGGATTATTATAA
- a CDS encoding DNA-methyltransferase, whose translation MEIRTDLILGDSVKELKKLPDNSVDLIITSPPYADQRKDTYGGIHPNKYVEWFLPISKELLRVLKPDGTFILNIKEKVVNGERSTYVMELIIEMRKQGWLWTEEFIWHKKNSFPGKWPNRFRDSWERLIQFNKSKNFNMYQDEVKIPIGDWAKGRLKNLSDTDKVRDNAKNGSGFGKNVSNWVGKETVYPTNVLHLATECNNKNHSAAFPEELPEWFIKLFTKELDTVLDPFAGSGTTLFVSNRMKRHSIGIEIMPEYYEMIKSKIRPVELYILEPKTKYEKTRPESSYAIR comes from the coding sequence ATGGAAATAAGAACAGATTTAATTTTAGGAGACAGTGTAAAGGAATTAAAAAAACTACCAGATAACTCTGTAGATTTAATCATTACTTCTCCTCCATATGCCGACCAGAGAAAAGACACTTATGGAGGAATACATCCCAATAAATATGTTGAATGGTTTTTGCCAATTTCAAAAGAACTTTTAAGAGTTTTAAAACCTGACGGAACTTTTATTTTAAATATAAAAGAAAAAGTTGTCAATGGTGAAAGAAGTACATATGTGATGGAATTAATAATAGAAATGCGAAAACAAGGCTGGTTATGGACTGAAGAATTTATCTGGCATAAAAAAAATTCGTTCCCTGGAAAATGGCCAAATAGATTCAGAGATAGCTGGGAAAGATTGATTCAATTTAACAAGTCAAAAAACTTCAACATGTATCAAGATGAAGTGAAAATTCCAATTGGCGATTGGGCAAAAGGAAGATTAAAAAACCTAAGTGATACAGACAAAGTAAGAGACAATGCAAAGAACGGAAGTGGATTTGGAAAAAATGTTTCCAATTGGGTTGGTAAAGAAACTGTTTATCCAACTAATGTTTTGCATTTAGCAACTGAATGTAATAATAAGAATCATAGCGCAGCCTTTCCAGAAGAATTACCAGAATGGTTCATTAAATTATTTACAAAAGAACTTGATACAGTATTAGACCCATTTGCAGGTTCAGGCACAACACTATTTGTTTCCAATAGAATGAAAAGACACTCTATCGGTATCGAAATTATGCCAGAATACTATGAAATGATTAAATCAAAAATTCGCCCAGTAGAATTGTATATTTTAGAACCTAAAACAAAATATGAAAAAACTAGACCAGAAAGTAGTTACGCAATACGTTGA
- a CDS encoding FEKKY domain-containing protein, translating to MMKINLNRSLIFSWTIVFTLLTNFISFAQPKIKFDLLEYTMNPVKRGEKVELKIPFKNIGNEPLFIEALKASVPTLIKPQNLIYPNETDSITVKIPTHFIGKSTHNIIVETNSIDSITILKVNLEVIDNLSKERLVSGIVKDSIGIIPGVNVLIEGTNKSVQTDFDGKYSIKATPDEFIIFSFTGFKDTRVKANELEINVILKGGIQLKEVNGPAYFPQSKSRPQTTTISVKELTTSSNPKQHFKSNAKKNVFIVYVSNLSSLTQTDFEFQKNYNITYLPYNTAYSNYFKKYNLFTFKSLNKKYKTIWQSEIRKDAIGLDNFIKK from the coding sequence ATGATGAAAATCAATTTAAATCGAAGTTTAATTTTTTCATGGACAATTGTATTTACATTGTTGACTAACTTCATTTCATTTGCTCAGCCAAAAATAAAATTTGATTTACTGGAGTATACAATGAATCCAGTAAAGAGAGGAGAAAAAGTAGAATTAAAAATTCCATTTAAAAACATTGGTAATGAACCTCTATTTATAGAAGCCTTAAAAGCGTCTGTTCCAACACTTATCAAACCTCAAAATTTAATATATCCAAACGAGACCGACTCAATAACTGTAAAAATTCCAACTCATTTTATTGGAAAATCAACACACAATATTATAGTTGAAACCAATTCAATAGATTCTATAACAATTTTAAAGGTAAATTTAGAAGTCATAGATAATCTTTCTAAAGAAAGATTAGTCAGTGGAATTGTTAAAGATAGTATTGGAATTATTCCAGGCGTAAACGTATTAATCGAAGGAACTAATAAGTCAGTTCAAACAGATTTTGATGGTAAATATTCCATAAAGGCAACTCCTGATGAATTTATTATATTCAGTTTTACAGGTTTCAAAGATACAAGAGTGAAGGCAAATGAACTTGAAATCAATGTAATACTAAAAGGAGGCATTCAACTCAAAGAAGTCAATGGTCCCGCTTATTTTCCGCAGAGTAAAAGCAGACCTCAAACAACAACAATATCTGTAAAAGAGCTAACAACTAGTTCTAATCCAAAGCAGCATTTTAAGAGTAATGCTAAAAAAAATGTATTTATTGTTTATGTGTCGAATTTATCATCATTGACGCAAACAGATTTTGAATTTCAGAAAAATTATAACATAACGTATTTACCGTATAATACGGCATATTCAAATTATTTTAAGAAATATAATCTGTTTACATTTAAATCCTTGAACAAAAAATATAAAACTATATGGCAATCAGAAATCAGAAAAGACGCTATTGGATTAGATAACTTCATAAAAAAATAA
- a CDS encoding protein tyrosine phosphatase, which yields MRSATAHKIYEGDDRFEVKSAGTDKSANTVLTDEILNWADSIVVMEKHHRNHIRKHFPEIYKNKRIVCLYIPDDYDYMQTELIGILKDKVEDVYSRKLI from the coding sequence ATGAGAAGTGCAACAGCTCATAAAATTTACGAAGGTGACGACCGTTTTGAAGTTAAGTCGGCAGGAACAGACAAGTCAGCAAACACAGTTCTAACTGACGAAATATTAAATTGGGCAGACAGTATTGTCGTTATGGAAAAGCACCATAGAAATCATATAAGAAAACATTTCCCTGAAATCTATAAAAACAAGAGAATAGTTTGTTTGTACATTCCTGACGACTACGACTATATGCAGACTGAATTAATTGGAATACTAAAAGACAAAGTCGAAGATGTATACAGCAGAAAACTCATTTAA
- a CDS encoding toxin-antitoxin system YwqK family antitoxin, with protein sequence MNKIFKISFLFFIIISCKEKSVIETELESIEVHPENFSKIDTTFYENKTIKSLKFINGNDYVNVQFYKSGKKEFIHPVKNRQCHNKYFDWYENGTIKWEREYNLGNQIGKSISYRSDGTLENIFDNSTNEHTTFYKNGKRKETLLFKPNSTNDQIQYYFNGKIKSRFISLGNGEHSAEYYNENGEKVFDGFWKSTLLLNHDKQKFTGNIITYFANGEISHFSNHKNGIFNGKFYDKYANGNLQFQGIYINGEAGKYEHYYENGKLHYINDPKNKIHKEWDEKGNLIK encoded by the coding sequence TTGAACAAAATATTTAAAATCTCATTTCTATTTTTCATTATAATTTCATGCAAAGAAAAATCTGTTATTGAAACAGAATTGGAAAGTATTGAAGTTCATCCCGAAAACTTTAGCAAAATAGACACAACTTTTTATGAAAACAAAACTATAAAATCTCTAAAGTTCATAAATGGAAATGACTATGTAAATGTCCAATTTTACAAATCTGGCAAGAAAGAGTTCATTCATCCTGTCAAGAATCGACAATGCCATAATAAATATTTTGATTGGTATGAGAATGGAACAATCAAATGGGAAAGGGAATATAATTTAGGAAATCAAATTGGTAAAAGCATAAGTTATCGTTCTGATGGAACACTGGAAAATATCTTTGACAACTCAACAAATGAACACACAACGTTTTATAAAAACGGAAAAAGGAAAGAAACTTTGTTGTTTAAACCTAATTCCACAAACGACCAAATCCAATATTACTTTAATGGTAAAATAAAAAGTCGTTTTATATCTCTTGGAAATGGAGAACACTCTGCGGAATATTACAACGAGAATGGAGAAAAAGTATTTGACGGTTTTTGGAAATCAACTTTGTTATTAAACCATGACAAACAGAAATTCACAGGAAACATAATCACATATTTTGCAAACGGCGAAATCTCTCATTTTAGCAACCATAAGAATGGAATCTTCAATGGGAAATTCTATGACAAATATGCTAATGGTAATTTACAATTTCAAGGGATTTATATTAATGGAGAAGCCGGAAAGTATGAACACTACTATGAAAACGGAAAGCTACATTACATAAATGACCCTAAAAATAAAATCCATAAAGAATGGGATGAAAAGGGAAATTTGATAAAATAA
- a CDS encoding PmeII family type II restriction endonuclease translates to MKKLDQKVVTQYVENNIGTFHQKRIQSLDSLKLIKVLKRKNPYLYKAKYVLTAEQIIKGIVDAHISSNEETIFGDWLEGLAIFINEKVYKGRKSGIQNIDLEFDKDNVRYIVNIKSGPNWGNSSQIKKMNADFKTAKKILRTSNSNLNVVAVNGCCYGRDNKPDKGDYYKYCGQKFWEFISGEENLYTELIEPLGNKAKERNDDFMKSYSQMINKFTKEFTNSFCLESGEIDWDKLVKINSATIEPKK, encoded by the coding sequence ATGAAAAAACTAGACCAGAAAGTAGTTACGCAATACGTTGAGAATAACATTGGAACTTTTCATCAAAAAAGAATTCAAAGTTTAGATAGTTTAAAATTAATTAAGGTTTTAAAAAGAAAAAATCCATACTTGTATAAAGCAAAGTATGTTCTAACTGCGGAACAAATAATCAAAGGAATTGTCGATGCACATATTTCTTCAAATGAAGAAACAATATTTGGTGATTGGTTAGAAGGTTTAGCTATTTTTATCAATGAGAAAGTTTACAAAGGAAGGAAATCAGGAATTCAAAATATTGATTTAGAATTTGACAAAGATAATGTTAGATATATTGTCAACATAAAATCTGGTCCAAATTGGGGAAATAGCTCCCAAATAAAGAAAATGAATGCAGACTTCAAAACTGCTAAGAAAATTCTAAGAACTAGTAATTCTAATCTTAATGTTGTTGCTGTAAACGGTTGTTGTTATGGTCGAGATAATAAACCTGACAAAGGAGATTATTATAAGTATTGTGGTCAAAAATTCTGGGAATTTATTTCTGGTGAAGAGAATCTTTATACTGAATTGATTGAACCACTTGGAAACAAAGCAAAAGAAAGAAATGATGATTTTATGAAATCATATTCTCAAATGATTAACAAGTTTACTAAAGAATTTACAAACAGTTTTTGTCTTGAAAGTGGTGAAATTGATTGGGACAAGTTGGTTAAAATAAATTCCGCCACAATAGAACCGAAAAAATAA
- the uvrA gene encoding excinuclease ABC subunit UvrA, with product MKSTEIATLEPKKNILIKGAEIHNLKKIDVVIPRNELVVITGLSGSGKSSLAFDTLYAEGQRRYVESLSSYARQFLGRLDKPKVEYIKGIAPAIAIEQKVNTTNARSTVGTSTEIYDYLKLLFARVGKTISPVSGKEVKKETVSDVINAVKKFPLDSKWLLLAPIHLEKGRSLEDKLKVLLQQGFARVLVDNEMVRLDEFDAEATKKKEVVLIIDRIITKDDEAFYNRLADAVDVAFFEGKGVCFLQNLETNERFEFSSNFELDGITFLEPNIHLFSFNNPYGACPTCEGYGNIIGIDEDLVVPNTALSVFENAIYPWRGESMGWYRDQLVNNAYKFDFPIHKPYFQLTDEQKDLIWRGNSYFTGLNEFFQELEEKNYKIQNRVMLSRYRGKTKCKTCNGKRLRKETDFIKVGGKTITELVDVSIKKLIPFFKELELSEYDYKVAKRLLLEINNRLNFLSDVGLDYLTLNRNSATLSGGESQRINLATSLGSSLVGSMYILDEPSIGLHPKDTERLIQVLKNLRNLGNTVIVVEHDEDIMKAADRIIDIGPEAGTYGGNLVAEGTFDEILKSESLTAQYLNGTLEISVPKKRRVSKNNIQVIGARENNLQNIDVTFPLECLTVITGVSGSGKSTLVKKILYPAMQKKINSIGDKAGQFTELKGSFSHIRNIEYIDQNPIGRSSRSNPVTYIKAYDDIRDLFSKQKLSKIRGYQAKHFSFNVDGGRCETCKGDGSINVEMVFMADVELPCETCGGKRFKKEVLEVTFENKNIDDVLTMTVDDAISFFKTHNQVKIIQKLQPLQDVGLGYVQLGQSSSTLSGGEAQRIKLASFLVKGTTKEKALFIFDEPTTGLHFHDIKKLLASFDALIDKGHSIIVIEHNLDLIKCADWIIDLGPEGGENGGQLLAVGTPEEIVKNKKSITGAYLKEKL from the coding sequence ATGAAAAGTACTGAAATTGCTACACTTGAACCTAAAAAAAACATCTTAATTAAAGGTGCTGAAATACATAATCTAAAAAAAATTGATGTAGTTATCCCAAGAAATGAATTGGTGGTAATTACTGGATTGTCAGGTTCAGGGAAATCGAGTTTGGCTTTTGATACACTTTATGCTGAAGGACAACGACGCTATGTTGAAAGTTTGTCAAGTTATGCACGTCAATTCTTGGGTAGATTGGATAAACCTAAAGTAGAATACATTAAAGGAATAGCACCTGCCATAGCTATTGAACAAAAAGTAAATACCACAAATGCTCGTTCAACCGTTGGTACCTCTACTGAAATCTATGATTATTTAAAATTGCTTTTTGCACGAGTTGGAAAAACTATTTCTCCGGTTTCGGGTAAAGAAGTAAAAAAAGAAACGGTTTCTGATGTTATCAATGCCGTGAAAAAGTTTCCATTAGACAGCAAATGGTTGCTCCTTGCTCCTATTCATTTGGAAAAAGGAAGAAGTCTTGAGGATAAATTAAAAGTATTGCTTCAACAAGGTTTTGCTCGTGTTTTGGTAGATAATGAAATGGTTCGCTTGGATGAGTTTGATGCAGAAGCGACTAAAAAGAAAGAGGTTGTATTGATTATTGACAGAATCATTACTAAAGATGATGAAGCTTTTTATAACCGACTGGCAGATGCAGTTGATGTAGCTTTTTTTGAAGGTAAAGGCGTTTGCTTTTTACAAAATTTAGAAACTAACGAACGCTTTGAATTCAGTTCGAATTTTGAATTGGATGGCATTACGTTTCTTGAACCAAATATTCATTTATTTAGCTTTAATAATCCTTATGGTGCTTGTCCTACTTGTGAAGGTTATGGAAACATTATTGGGATTGATGAAGATTTAGTTGTTCCTAATACTGCTTTATCTGTTTTTGAGAATGCTATTTATCCCTGGCGTGGCGAAAGTATGGGTTGGTATCGTGATCAATTGGTGAATAATGCCTATAAATTTGACTTCCCTATACACAAACCCTATTTTCAACTAACTGATGAACAAAAAGATTTAATTTGGAGAGGAAATAGTTATTTCACTGGATTAAATGAATTCTTTCAGGAACTTGAAGAAAAGAATTATAAGATTCAAAATCGTGTTATGCTTTCGCGCTATCGCGGTAAAACGAAATGTAAAACCTGCAACGGTAAACGATTACGAAAAGAGACTGACTTTATAAAAGTAGGTGGGAAAACCATAACCGAGTTGGTTGATGTTTCCATTAAAAAACTAATTCCATTTTTTAAAGAATTAGAGCTTTCTGAATATGATTATAAAGTAGCAAAACGCCTTTTGTTGGAAATCAATAATCGATTGAATTTTTTGAGTGATGTAGGTTTGGATTATTTGACATTGAACCGAAATTCGGCTACACTTTCTGGTGGTGAATCGCAACGTATTAATTTAGCAACCTCTTTAGGTAGTAGTTTAGTTGGCTCGATGTATATCCTTGATGAACCGAGTATTGGGTTGCATCCAAAAGATACTGAACGATTGATTCAAGTACTAAAAAATCTTCGTAATCTTGGGAATACTGTTATCGTGGTTGAACATGATGAAGACATCATGAAAGCTGCTGACAGAATCATTGATATTGGTCCTGAAGCAGGAACTTATGGAGGTAATCTTGTGGCTGAAGGAACCTTTGATGAAATCTTAAAATCGGAATCTTTGACTGCGCAATATCTAAACGGAACACTTGAAATTTCGGTTCCAAAAAAACGCAGAGTTTCTAAAAACAACATACAAGTTATTGGTGCCAGAGAAAACAATTTGCAAAACATTGATGTGACTTTTCCTTTAGAATGTTTGACGGTTATAACTGGAGTTTCGGGAAGCGGAAAAAGTACTTTGGTGAAAAAGATTCTTTATCCGGCGATGCAGAAAAAAATAAACAGCATTGGTGATAAAGCTGGTCAGTTTACGGAATTGAAAGGTAGCTTTTCGCATATAAGGAATATTGAATACATTGACCAAAATCCTATTGGAAGAAGTTCACGTTCTAATCCTGTGACGTATATTAAAGCCTATGACGATATTAGAGATTTGTTTTCGAAACAAAAGTTATCTAAAATTCGCGGATATCAGGCTAAGCATTTCTCGTTTAATGTTGATGGCGGACGCTGTGAAACCTGTAAAGGTGACGGAAGCATCAATGTAGAAATGGTTTTTATGGCCGATGTTGAATTGCCGTGTGAAACTTGTGGCGGAAAACGCTTTAAGAAGGAAGTACTGGAAGTTACTTTTGAAAATAAAAACATTGATGATGTGCTGACGATGACGGTTGATGATGCAATTAGTTTTTTCAAAACGCATAATCAGGTGAAGATTATCCAAAAACTACAACCTTTGCAAGATGTTGGATTGGGCTATGTGCAATTAGGGCAATCCTCTTCTACTCTTTCTGGTGGTGAAGCACAGCGTATCAAATTGGCTTCCTTTTTAGTAAAAGGAACGACCAAAGAAAAAGCTTTGTTCATTTTTGACGAACCAACCACTGGATTGCATTTTCATGACATCAAGAAACTATTGGCTTCGTTTGATGCCTTGATTGATAAAGGTCATTCAATTATTGTTATTGAGCACAATCTGGATTTAATTAAGTGTGCTGACTGGATTATTGACCTTGGTCCTGAAGGTGGCGAAAATGGAGGACAACTGCTAGCAGTTGGAACTCCTGAAGAGATTGTAAAGAACAAAAAATCGATTACTGGAGCGTATTTGAAGGAGAAACTGTAG